From Ostrinia nubilalis chromosome 25, ilOstNubi1.1, whole genome shotgun sequence, a single genomic window includes:
- the LOC135084203 gene encoding tubulin alpha chain: MRECISVHVGQAGVQIGNACWELYCLEHGIQPDGQMPTDKTIGGGDDSFNTFFSETGAGKHVPRAVFVDLEPTVVDEVRTGTYRQLFHPEQLITGKEDAANNYARGHYTIGKEIVDLVLDRIRKLADQCTGLQGFLIFHSFGGGTGSGFTSLLMERLSVDYGKKSKLEFAIYPAPQVSTAVVEPYNSILTTHTTLEHSDCAFMVDNEAIYDICRRNLDIERPTYTNLNRLIGQIVSSITASLRFDGALNVDLTEFQTNLVPYPRIHFPLVTYAPVISAEKAYHEQLSVAEITNACFEPANQMVKCDPRHGKYMACCMLYRGDVVPKDVNAAIATIKTKRTIQFVDWCPTGFKVGINYQPPTVVPGGDLAKVQRAVCMLSNTTAIAEAWARLDHKFDLMYAKRAFVHWYVGEGMEEGEFSEAREDLAALEKDYEEVGMDSAEGEGEGAEEY; this comes from the exons CGTGAGTGCATCTCAGTACACGTTGGCCAAGCCGGAGTCCAGATCGGAAATGCCTGCTGGGAGCTCTACTGCCTTGAGCACGGCATCCAGCCCGATGGCCAGATGCCCACTGACAAGACCATCGGGGGCGGAGACGACTCATTCAACACCTTCTTCAGCGAGACAGGGGCGGGCAAACATGTGCCCAGAGCAGTGTTTGTGGACTTGGAACCTACAGTAGTAG ATGAGGTCCGCACCGGCACATACAGACAGTTGTTTCATCCAGAACAACTTATCACTGGTAAGGAGGACGCGGCCAACAACTATGCGCGAGGCCACTACACCATCGGCAAGGAGATCGTAGACCTGGTGCTGGACCGCATCCGCAAGCTGGCCGACCAGTGCACGGGACTCCAGGGCTTCCTCATCTTCCACTCGTTCGGAGGCGGCACCGGCTCCGGTTTCACCTCTCTGCTCATGGAGCGCCTCTCCGTGGACTACGGCAAGAAGTCCAAGCTGGAGTTCGCCATCTACCCCGCGCCGCAGGTGTCCACCGCCGTCGTGGAGCCCTACAACTCCATCCTGACCACGCACACGACTCTGGAGCATTCCGACTGCGCCTTCATGGTCGACAACGAGGCCATCTACGACATCTGCCGCCGCAACCTCGACATCGAGCGCCCGACCTACACCAACCTCAATCGTCTGATCGGCCAGATCGTATCCTCCATTACGGCCTCGCTGCGTTTCGACGGCGCCCTCAACGTCGACTTGACCGAGTTCCAGACCAACTTGGTGCCCTACCCGCGCATCCACTTCCCGCTCGTGACCTACGCGCCTGTCATTTCCGCCGAGAAGGCCTACCACGAGCAGCTGTCCGTGGCGGAGATCACCAACGCCTGCTTCGAGCCCGCCAACCAGATGGTGAAGTGCGACCCGCGCCACGGCAAGTACATGGCGTGCTGCATGCTGTACCGGGGTGACGTGGTGCCGAAGGACGTGAACGCGGCCATTGCCACCATCAAGACCAAGCGCACCATCCAGTTCGTGGACTGGTGCCCCACCGGTTTCAAGGTCGGCATCAACTACCAGCCCCCGACCGTCGTGCCGGGAGGCGACTTGGCCAAGGTGCAGCGTGCCGTGTGCATGTTGTCCAACACCACCGCCATCGCTGAAGCGTGGGCGCGCCTGGACCACAAGTTCGACCTGATGTACGCCAAGCGCGCCTTCGTCCACTGGTACGTGGGTGAGGGAATGGAGGAAGGCGAGTTCTCCGAGGCCCGCGAGGACCTGGCGGCCCTCGAGAAGGACTACGAGGAGGTCGGCATGGACTCCGCCGAGGGAGAGGGCGAAGGCGCCGAAGAGTACTAA